A window of the Microplitis mediator isolate UGA2020A chromosome 5, iyMicMedi2.1, whole genome shotgun sequence genome harbors these coding sequences:
- the LOC130667687 gene encoding enhancer of split mgamma protein-like gives MMAYDYPYPVSRTHQYKKITKPMLERKRRARINRCLEELKNLMVDALETEGENISKLEKADILELTVRHLQRLQASRASEPSSSLNEETLAESRWQSGFGQCAAEACKYLAALPGESGQKLARHLASGLQSKRKLNTSILPVQEPSLIIVSPDNYHKAGQQSLWESSSTSSTTSLPMTSRLTSSPIDSSSQYSSSEKQDMSNDNNNINNNNINNNFITNNTLPVNSQASNETECPQVSGSVDDNINRDILLSKTVIVEKIYYGNDNNESDGDEEIEIDVEKVDDTDTMWRPW, from the exons aTGATGGCGTACGATTATCCTTATCCAGTATCGAGAACTCATCAATATAAAAAG ATTACGAAGCCAATGTTGGAGAGAAAAAGGCGGGCTCGGATTAATAGATGTTTGGAGGAATTGAAAAATCTTATGGTCGATGCTTTAGAG actGAAGGtgaaaatataagtaaattaGAAAAAGCGGATATTCTTGAACTCACTGTACGTCACCTTCAAAGACTCCAAGCTTCCAGAGCATCAGAACCATCTTCGTCACTCAACGAAGAAACTTTGGCAGAAAGTCGTTGGCAATCAGGATTCGGACAGTGCGCCGCCGAAGCATGCAAATATCTCGCGGCGCTTCCCGGCGAGTCTGGTCAAAAATTAGCTCGTCATTTAGCCTCAGGACTCCAATCGAAACGAAAATTAAACACTTCC atattaCCAGTACAAGAACCATCTCTGATAATTGTTAGCCCAGATAATTATCACAAAGCCGGTCAACAATCTCTGTGGGAGTCATCGTCAACATCATCGACAACGTCACTGCCAATGACGTCCAGACTCACTTCCTCGCCAATTGATTCATCCTCACAATATTCATCATCCGAGAAACAGGATATGtctaatgacaataataatattaacaataacaatataaacaataactttattacaaataatactTTACCAGTAAATTCTCAGGCATCAAATGAAACCGAATGTCCACAAGTATCAGGATCAGTTGATGACAATATAAATCGTGATATATTATTAAGTAAGACTGTGATTGTAGAAAAGATATACTACggaaatgataataatgagaGTGATGGTGATGAAGAGATTGAAATAGATGTTGAAAAAGTTGATGATACTGATACTATGTGGAGGCCTTGGTAG